One Methanohalophilus mahii DSM 5219 genomic window carries:
- a CDS encoding multiheme c-type cytochrome, with translation MKVNKYRLLTVILTTFMVIIILSVSVTAETYVIGDQKKPVVMPVEGATYIGADECEICHSEIYEYWNLSGHKNILMTPDEALEIRSDLPMPEGYEKDDVLYVIGGWGWKSRYISNHGYIITKTGDNLEINGSNQYNIETEEWVDYHAGEVLEYDCQNCHTTGASYDERMENLPGINGSWEFSGIQCEACHGAGSEHVAEKGIRGVAITVNENASFCGQCHRRGAEDNKIPASDGFVRHNEQYQELLASGNMSDLNCVVCHDPHKPVHEGATNQIDEFGIITHCGDCHPTAAQIYEESIMGSAGVECVDCHMPKNVKSAVNTSPYKADISSHLFRINTSVNARFIYVDVEDGNEYANPYITLEYSCISCHIDKDKEWAAQTTPFVVDHNVKEETPVSPPPEETPGLGVIIAATMLFIGYIFRKE, from the coding sequence TAACAGTGATTCTGACAACATTTATGGTCATCATTATTCTTTCCGTATCAGTAACAGCAGAAACCTATGTAATAGGCGACCAAAAAAAACCAGTAGTTATGCCTGTAGAAGGTGCCACATATATTGGAGCAGACGAGTGCGAGATCTGCCATTCAGAAATTTATGAATATTGGAACTTATCAGGTCACAAAAACATTCTCATGACACCGGATGAAGCTCTTGAAATTAGGTCTGACCTACCAATGCCTGAAGGCTATGAAAAAGATGATGTACTCTATGTTATCGGTGGATGGGGGTGGAAATCCAGATACATCAGCAACCACGGATACATCATAACAAAAACCGGAGATAATCTAGAAATCAATGGTTCGAACCAATATAACATTGAGACTGAAGAATGGGTGGATTATCATGCAGGAGAGGTTCTGGAATATGATTGTCAGAATTGTCATACCACCGGAGCATCCTATGATGAAAGAATGGAAAACCTTCCTGGAATAAATGGTTCATGGGAATTCAGTGGAATTCAATGTGAAGCGTGCCATGGAGCTGGTAGTGAGCATGTAGCAGAAAAGGGGATTAGAGGTGTTGCAATTACTGTAAATGAAAATGCTTCGTTCTGTGGTCAATGTCACAGACGTGGAGCTGAAGATAACAAGATTCCTGCAAGTGATGGATTCGTCAGACACAATGAACAATACCAGGAATTGCTGGCATCGGGAAACATGTCAGATCTAAACTGTGTTGTTTGTCATGACCCGCACAAGCCTGTTCATGAGGGTGCTACTAATCAGATAGATGAATTTGGGATTATCACCCATTGTGGGGACTGCCATCCAACAGCTGCACAAATATACGAAGAGTCGATTATGGGAAGTGCAGGAGTGGAGTGTGTGGACTGCCACATGCCAAAGAACGTCAAATCTGCGGTCAATACATCCCCCTATAAAGCAGATATAAGTTCACACCTCTTTAGGATCAATACAAGTGTGAATGCCAGGTTTATTTATGTTGATGTAGAAGATGGAAATGAGTATGCAAATCCATACATCACACTGGAGTATTCTTGCATTTCTTGCCATATAGACAAAGATAAAGAATGGGCCGCTCAAACAACACCTTTTGTAGTGGACCATAACGTGAAGGAGGAAACACCTGTTTCACCACCTCCTGAAGAAACGCCTGGACTCGGAGTGATTATTGCAGCTACGATGCTGTTCATAGGTTATATATTTAGAAAAGAGTAA